In a single window of the Oscillatoria sp. FACHB-1407 genome:
- a CDS encoding BMC domain-containing protein, whose amino-acid sequence MEPNQTTTRQNSGEGRSHSLSGTAIGMVSTQSFPAIVGTADTMLKASGVTLIGFEKTGSGHCTAVVRGNIADVRIAVQVGAETAEQFGQLVSHTIIPRPMPNLEVVLPISSRMAEIVQQQGFSKLSNQAIGLLETRGFPAMVGAADAMLKAADVNLAAYEMIGDGLCTAIIRGRVSDVAVAIEAGMHEAERIGELHGIIVIPRPLDDLELSLPLASCWIEQLTPLQLPLTIKETQKELVAHEETKQAEKADLIELPDLREIQKSPNETVE is encoded by the coding sequence ATGGAACCTAACCAGACCACAACTCGGCAAAATTCAGGAGAAGGGCGATCGCATAGCCTCAGTGGTACTGCGATTGGCATGGTGTCTACACAAAGTTTTCCGGCGATCGTCGGTACGGCGGACACCATGCTCAAAGCGTCGGGGGTGACGTTAATTGGGTTTGAAAAAACGGGAAGCGGACATTGTACAGCGGTTGTACGAGGCAACATTGCAGATGTCCGCATTGCTGTTCAGGTGGGCGCAGAAACGGCTGAACAGTTTGGGCAGTTGGTTTCCCACACCATCATTCCGCGCCCCATGCCTAACTTAGAGGTTGTCTTACCGATCAGTAGCCGCATGGCTGAGATCGTTCAACAACAGGGATTTAGTAAACTCAGCAATCAGGCGATCGGGCTGTTAGAAACACGCGGCTTTCCGGCAATGGTTGGGGCGGCTGATGCCATGCTCAAAGCAGCCGATGTTAACCTGGCTGCCTATGAAATGATTGGGGATGGTCTGTGTACTGCCATTATCCGGGGTCGTGTCTCCGATGTCGCCGTGGCGATCGAGGCTGGGATGCACGAAGCAGAACGCATTGGCGAACTTCATGGCATTATCGTGATCCCTCGACCACTGGACGATCTGGAACTCTCGTTGCCGCTGGCTAGCTGCTGGATCGAACAACTCACCCCATTGCAGTTGCCACTCACCATCAAGGAAACGCAGAAAGAGTTGGTTGCTCACGAAGAAACAAAACAAGCCGAAAAGGCAGACTTAATCGAATTGCCTGATTTACGCGAGATTCAGAAATCTCCCAATGAGACGGTTGAGTAA
- a CDS encoding transferase → MLLPQPQLMSELHFSIRGDVTVHPSAAIAPGVLLQADPGARLMIAAGVSIGAGSILHAYEGDLTIEVNACLGSGVLLVGSGKIGANACIGSMTTILNGCVESGQVIPPETLMGDRSRQLPSSESESSESESELAVASLDEGNSNEHSSLEETSSDLVEPEGEPVDSSEPNGAQSQPTQPDTAAKPTVYGLDAFNTLMASLFPHRQSLNQPLNQTTSALNQAPE, encoded by the coding sequence ATGCTATTGCCGCAACCGCAATTGATGAGCGAGCTACACTTCTCGATTCGGGGAGATGTGACCGTTCATCCGAGCGCAGCGATCGCCCCTGGTGTGCTGCTTCAGGCTGATCCAGGCGCCCGTCTGATGATTGCGGCGGGAGTCTCCATTGGGGCGGGTTCCATTTTGCATGCCTACGAAGGGGATTTGACGATCGAGGTCAATGCCTGTCTGGGCAGTGGTGTGCTGCTAGTCGGCAGTGGTAAGATTGGAGCAAATGCCTGTATTGGGTCAATGACCACCATTTTGAATGGTTGTGTCGAATCGGGACAGGTGATTCCTCCGGAGACGCTCATGGGCGATCGCAGCCGACAGCTGCCGTCGAGTGAATCTGAGTCGAGTGAATCTGAATCTGAGTTGGCAGTAGCCAGCTTGGATGAAGGTAACTCGAATGAGCATAGCTCTTTGGAAGAAACATCATCTGACCTCGTGGAACCGGAAGGGGAACCAGTGGACTCGTCTGAGCCTAATGGGGCACAGTCGCAACCAACCCAGCCCGATACAGCTGCCAAGCCTACGGTTTATGGATTAGACGCTTTCAACACATTGATGGCATCTCTTTTTCCCCATCGGCAATCTCTGAATCAGCCGTTGAACCAGACGACTTCTGCATTGAATCAAGCACCAGAGTGA
- a CDS encoding ribulose bisphosphate carboxylase small subunit: MVVRGSAAPPTQLRSSVQPKANDSAYTQPPADASGKVSHGTVLQGNVHVGANVSIAPGSFVQDDQGGPFYVGDGSSIQDGAVIHGLEQGRVLGDDQKPYSVWIGDSVSITHMALIHGPAYIGDNCFIGFRSTVFNARVGQGSIVMMHVLIQDVEIPPGKFVPSGSVITTQQQADRLPDVQSVDLKFASQLAGATDRLRGYQPTEQVVSSPSATRKTGNANETSSSDRYSQDANQMQNSHLDSEVVQQVRQLLASGYRIGTEHADARRFQTSSWKSCTPIASTRDSEVLNALEACLNEHSGEYVRLFGIDTKSKRRVSELIVQRPGGNSSNGKSPSPSTYTSPSVKSSSSHSSGGGQANGDVAAQIRQFLAQGYRIGMEHADARRFQTSSWQSCPPITSSRDSDAIAALERCMAEHAGEYVRVFGIDTKSKRRVGEMIVQRPNGRVIAEPSSSPSSTSSSYSSNAQSSPVASSGNARLSPEVVSQVRQLLSQGYRIGMEHADNRRFQTSSWTSCGAINSTRDSDVFAALESCMADHKGEYVRLIGIDTKSKRRVSEVIVQRP, encoded by the coding sequence ATGGTAGTCCGTGGCTCGGCTGCTCCACCGACCCAATTGAGGAGTTCAGTGCAGCCGAAAGCAAATGACTCCGCCTATACACAACCCCCTGCAGATGCCTCTGGGAAAGTCTCCCATGGGACCGTTCTTCAGGGAAATGTTCATGTAGGTGCGAATGTATCTATTGCCCCTGGAAGTTTTGTGCAGGATGACCAGGGCGGTCCGTTTTATGTTGGCGATGGCAGCAGTATCCAAGATGGGGCTGTGATTCACGGCTTAGAGCAAGGTCGTGTTTTGGGAGATGATCAAAAACCCTATTCCGTATGGATTGGGGACAGTGTATCAATCACCCATATGGCTTTGATTCATGGTCCGGCTTACATTGGCGACAACTGTTTTATTGGCTTTCGCTCCACCGTTTTTAATGCGCGGGTGGGTCAAGGAAGCATTGTGATGATGCATGTGCTGATTCAGGATGTGGAGATTCCACCTGGCAAGTTTGTGCCTTCCGGTTCCGTCATTACAACGCAGCAGCAAGCCGATCGCCTGCCCGACGTTCAGTCCGTCGATCTTAAATTCGCCAGTCAATTGGCTGGTGCAACCGATAGGTTACGGGGCTATCAGCCCACTGAGCAGGTTGTCTCTTCTCCATCTGCCACTCGTAAGACGGGCAATGCTAATGAAACCTCTAGTTCCGATCGTTATAGCCAGGATGCCAATCAAATGCAAAACTCACATTTAGATTCAGAAGTCGTTCAACAGGTACGTCAACTGCTTGCTAGCGGATATCGAATTGGGACGGAGCATGCCGACGCACGACGGTTTCAAACCAGTTCGTGGAAGAGCTGCACTCCGATCGCCTCGACCCGTGACTCCGAAGTACTCAATGCATTAGAAGCTTGTCTGAACGAGCACAGCGGTGAGTATGTTCGTTTGTTTGGGATTGACACCAAGTCGAAGCGGCGCGTCTCAGAGTTGATTGTGCAACGACCCGGTGGTAACTCATCGAACGGGAAGTCGCCTTCTCCATCCACTTATACCTCTCCCAGCGTCAAATCTAGCTCCAGTCACTCTTCTGGTGGCGGACAAGCTAACGGTGATGTTGCGGCTCAGATCCGTCAGTTCCTCGCGCAGGGCTATCGCATTGGCATGGAACACGCGGATGCACGCCGTTTCCAAACCAGTTCTTGGCAGAGTTGCCCGCCTATCACCTCTAGCCGTGACTCTGATGCGATCGCCGCTCTAGAGCGGTGTATGGCGGAGCACGCAGGCGAATATGTGCGCGTATTTGGCATTGACACCAAATCCAAGCGACGGGTGGGAGAAATGATCGTTCAACGTCCTAACGGACGGGTCATTGCAGAACCGAGCAGTTCCCCCAGCAGCACAAGCAGCAGCTATAGCTCTAATGCTCAGTCCAGCCCTGTGGCTTCCTCTGGCAATGCTCGATTGAGCCCAGAGGTGGTATCTCAAGTTCGCCAATTGTTGAGCCAGGGTTATCGCATTGGCATGGAACACGCAGATAATCGACGGTTCCAGACTAGTTCCTGGACAAGTTGCGGTGCAATCAATAGCACGCGCGACTCAGATGTATTTGCCGCTTTGGAATCTTGCATGGCGGATCACAAAGGCGAATATGTCCGGCTCATTGGCATTGATACAAAATCAAAACGCCGCGTGAGCGAGGTCATTGTTCAACGTCCGTAG
- a CDS encoding EutN/CcmL family microcompartment protein, protein MQIARVCGTVVSTQKEPTLRGVKFLLVQLLNEEGQPLPEYEVAADTVGAGIDEWVLVSRGSAARQTPGGESRPLDALVIGIIDTVSFDNHLLYRKRDQDR, encoded by the coding sequence ATGCAAATTGCCAGAGTATGCGGCACAGTAGTCAGTACCCAAAAGGAACCAACCCTCAGAGGGGTTAAGTTCCTGTTGGTACAACTGCTCAATGAGGAGGGACAACCTCTACCAGAATATGAGGTTGCTGCTGATACGGTCGGGGCAGGGATTGACGAGTGGGTATTGGTGAGCCGAGGTAGTGCTGCTCGCCAAACCCCCGGTGGTGAAAGTCGTCCTCTTGATGCCCTCGTAATTGGCATTATCGATACGGTCAGTTTCGATAATCACCTCCTCTACCGAAAGCGGGATCAAGATCGCTAA
- a CDS encoding carbon dioxide-concentrating mechanism protein CcmK, giving the protein MAIAVGMVETLGFPAVVEAADAMVKAARVTLVGYEKIGSGRVTVIVRGDVSEVQASVAAGIENVKRVNGGQVLSTHIIARPHENLEYVLPIRYTEAVEAFRESVSGIRPISRS; this is encoded by the coding sequence ATGGCAATTGCAGTTGGAATGGTAGAAACGCTAGGTTTCCCTGCTGTTGTAGAAGCAGCAGACGCGATGGTTAAGGCAGCTCGCGTTACCCTCGTTGGATATGAAAAGATTGGTAGCGGTCGCGTTACTGTCATCGTTCGGGGCGATGTCTCTGAAGTGCAAGCGTCTGTTGCCGCAGGGATTGAAAACGTGAAGCGAGTCAATGGTGGACAGGTGTTGTCAACCCACATCATCGCTCGCCCCCACGAAAACCTGGAGTATGTTCTCCCTATTCGTTACACCGAAGCCGTTGAAGCGTTCCGCGAGAGCGTCAGTGGTATCCGCCCGATTAGCCGCTCCTAA
- a CDS encoding carbon dioxide-concentrating mechanism protein CcmK encodes MPIAVGMIETRGFPAVVEAADAMVKAARVTLVGYEKIGSGRVTVIVRGDVSEVQASVAAGIENVKRVNGGEVLSTHIIARPHENLEFVLPIRYTEAVEQFRS; translated from the coding sequence ATGCCAATTGCTGTTGGAATGATTGAAACTCGCGGCTTTCCTGCCGTGGTTGAGGCAGCGGATGCCATGGTTAAGGCTGCCCGTGTCACCCTTGTGGGATACGAAAAGATTGGTAGTGGTCGCGTCACAGTTATTGTGCGCGGTGATGTATCTGAAGTACAGGCGTCTGTCGCAGCAGGCATTGAAAACGTGAAGCGGGTCAACGGTGGTGAAGTGTTGTCTACACATATCATTGCCCGCCCCCATGAAAACTTGGAGTTTGTTCTACCCATCCGCTATACGGAAGCGGTAGAGCAGTTCCGTTCGTAG
- a CDS encoding NAD(P)H-quinone oxidoreductase subunit F — MTQFLLQSSWWVPAYGLLGAVLTLPWSTGVVRRTGPRPAAYFNLLMTVLALVHSVMILYSVWNEPAQKLLVPWFSVKGYLNLSFALELSRLSMGAAVLITGLSLLAQVFALGYLEKDWALARFYALMGFFEAAMSGLALSDSLFLSYALLEMLTLSTYLLVGFWYAQPLVVTAARDAFLTKRVGDLLLLMGVVALSSMTGSLNFSDLAEWSEVVQLAPMTATLLGLALISGPIGKCAQFPLNLWLDEAMEGPNPASILRNSVVVACGAYVLIKLQPVLALSPIALTTLMVLGTVTAVGASLVAIAQVDIKRTLSHSTSAYLGLVFLAVGIQQDEIALLFLFTHAIGKALLFMSIGSIILTTSTQDLTEMGGLGSRMPATTTAFVVGGLATTALVPLGSFWAMAEWADRFSAVSPWLVAVLLLVNGLTAFNLTRVFGLVFAGEPQPKTRRAPEVPWLMAVPMVSLAIVALLTPVMLMQWHLISDWLSLNQTNLVLLLVSSTAGVAAGALFYLNPRSPKPVRFVWKSVRDVLAYDFCIEQLYRLSVVFGVVQGSRLTAWFDRYVVDGMVNLVGLVSILGGESLKYTISGQSRHYLLTVFIGVVLAIALLSWSYFNPAGASYVSASSANLF, encoded by the coding sequence ATGACTCAGTTCCTGCTTCAGTCGAGCTGGTGGGTGCCTGCGTATGGGTTGCTAGGTGCCGTTTTAACATTGCCATGGTCAACAGGGGTTGTTCGCCGTACAGGTCCCAGACCAGCTGCATATTTCAACCTGTTGATGACCGTTCTGGCACTCGTTCACAGTGTGATGATTCTGTACAGTGTTTGGAATGAACCTGCTCAGAAGTTGTTGGTTCCCTGGTTCAGTGTCAAAGGCTATCTCAATCTCTCGTTTGCGCTGGAGTTGTCTCGACTGAGTATGGGCGCGGCGGTGTTGATCACAGGGCTGAGTTTGTTGGCGCAGGTGTTTGCGCTGGGGTACCTGGAGAAGGATTGGGCACTGGCGCGGTTTTATGCGCTGATGGGCTTTTTTGAAGCTGCGATGAGTGGGTTGGCGTTGAGCGACTCGTTGTTTCTCAGTTATGCCTTATTGGAGATGCTAACCCTCTCTACTTATTTATTAGTCGGTTTTTGGTATGCCCAACCACTGGTGGTGACGGCTGCACGAGATGCTTTTCTAACTAAGCGGGTTGGCGACTTATTGCTATTGATGGGTGTGGTTGCGCTGTCGAGCATGACAGGGAGCCTCAATTTTTCAGATCTGGCAGAGTGGTCAGAGGTGGTGCAGTTAGCCCCGATGACCGCTACTTTGTTGGGGTTGGCTTTAATTTCGGGTCCCATTGGTAAGTGTGCTCAGTTTCCGTTGAACCTCTGGTTGGATGAGGCGATGGAAGGACCGAATCCAGCCTCTATTTTGAGAAATTCGGTGGTTGTTGCCTGTGGTGCCTATGTGCTGATTAAGTTGCAACCGGTGTTGGCGTTGTCTCCGATCGCACTGACCACCTTAATGGTGTTGGGAACGGTGACTGCCGTGGGAGCCTCGCTGGTGGCGATCGCCCAGGTTGATATTAAGCGGACGTTATCTCATTCCACCAGTGCCTATCTAGGGCTGGTCTTCCTGGCCGTGGGAATTCAGCAAGACGAGATTGCGCTGTTGTTTCTGTTTACTCATGCAATCGGTAAGGCTCTGTTATTTATGAGCATTGGCTCGATCATTTTGACGACGAGCACGCAGGATTTGACTGAAATGGGTGGTCTGGGGTCACGCATGCCCGCTACAACAACCGCTTTTGTCGTGGGAGGACTCGCAACGACAGCTCTGGTTCCGTTGGGAAGTTTTTGGGCAATGGCGGAATGGGCAGATCGGTTCTCAGCGGTGTCTCCCTGGTTGGTGGCAGTTCTGTTGCTTGTGAATGGATTGACTGCTTTTAATTTGACGCGGGTGTTTGGTCTGGTGTTTGCGGGTGAGCCACAGCCCAAGACTCGGCGTGCACCAGAGGTGCCCTGGTTGATGGCGGTGCCCATGGTGTCATTGGCGATCGTGGCTCTGTTAACGCCTGTGATGTTAATGCAATGGCATCTGATTTCAGATTGGCTCAGTTTGAATCAGACTAATTTGGTGTTGTTGCTGGTGTCGAGCACAGCGGGTGTGGCGGCAGGAGCGTTGTTCTATCTCAATCCGCGATCGCCCAAGCCAGTGCGTTTTGTTTGGAAGTCAGTGCGTGATGTGTTGGCATATGACTTTTGCATTGAGCAACTCTATCGCCTCAGTGTGGTCTTTGGTGTGGTGCAGGGGTCACGGCTAACGGCATGGTTCGATCGCTATGTGGTAGATGGGATGGTCAACCTGGTCGGCTTGGTGTCGATTTTGGGAGGTGAAAGTCTGAAATACACGATTTCAGGTCAATCCCGCCACTACCTGTTGACGGTGTTTATCGGTGTGGTTTTGGCGATCGCTCTGCTGAGTTGGTCCTATTTCAACCCGGCGGGAGCCTCCTATGTCTCTGCAAGCTCTGCCAATTTGTTCTAA
- a CDS encoding NADH-quinone oxidoreductase subunit M, which produces MLSVLVWAPLLGVALISLYPQTLTAQRARQIALAVATGVLAWTLYLLTQFDLGSSSLQLQESLPWIETLGLTYQLSVDGLSLPLIVVNSLLVWLAIYSSDLNINRPRLYYSLMLILGSAVAGAFAAQNLLLFFLFYELELIPLYLLIAIWGGAKRGYAATKFLIYTAASGVLLLAGFFGLSLLSGFASFDFEVLRSHTLPLTTQVILLVLLVIGFGIKIPLVPVHTWLPDAHVEASTPTSVLLAGVLLKLGTYGLFRFGLQLFPEAWHVLSPWLAIAAVVNVLYGSFVAIAQTDLKKIVAYSSVGHMGFVILAMAAATPLSLLGAVAQMLSHGLISALLFLLVGVVYAKTGTRDVNVLRGLLNPERGMPLIGTLMIAGVMASGGIPGMVGFIAEFIVYRGSFPVFPVQTLLCIIGTGLTAVYFLNLINRTFFGRLPDTLANLPPVYWRDRIPSIIVTLLVIALGLQPMWMTSWSESTTTALGTLMTVESTELAQGSQATLIP; this is translated from the coding sequence ATGTTAAGTGTCTTAGTCTGGGCACCGCTTTTGGGGGTTGCTCTGATCAGTTTATATCCACAAACACTGACGGCTCAACGAGCACGACAAATTGCTCTGGCAGTGGCGACGGGGGTTTTAGCATGGACGCTCTATCTGCTGACCCAGTTTGACCTGGGTTCATCCTCCTTGCAGTTGCAGGAGTCCCTGCCCTGGATCGAAACATTGGGGTTGACCTATCAGCTGAGTGTGGATGGGTTGTCGCTGCCTCTCATTGTGGTGAATAGCCTGCTGGTGTGGTTGGCGATTTATAGCAGTGATTTGAATATCAACCGTCCTCGCCTTTATTACAGTTTGATGCTGATCTTGGGGTCGGCGGTGGCAGGTGCCTTTGCTGCTCAGAATCTCTTACTGTTCTTCCTGTTTTACGAGCTAGAGCTGATTCCACTGTATTTGCTGATTGCTATCTGGGGTGGCGCAAAGCGGGGATATGCGGCAACAAAGTTCCTGATCTATACCGCCGCTTCAGGCGTGTTGCTGTTAGCCGGATTCTTTGGCTTATCTCTGTTGAGCGGGTTTGCTAGTTTTGATTTTGAAGTGCTGCGATCGCACACGTTACCGCTCACAACGCAAGTCATTTTGCTTGTGTTGTTGGTGATTGGATTTGGCATCAAAATTCCCCTGGTACCCGTTCATACCTGGTTGCCGGATGCCCACGTCGAAGCCTCAACCCCGACATCCGTATTGCTGGCGGGTGTGTTGCTGAAACTGGGAACCTATGGTTTGTTCCGATTTGGGTTGCAGTTGTTTCCCGAAGCGTGGCACGTGCTGTCACCCTGGCTGGCGATCGCGGCAGTGGTTAACGTGCTGTATGGTTCCTTTGTGGCGATCGCCCAGACGGACTTGAAAAAAATTGTGGCGTACAGTTCTGTGGGACACATGGGATTCGTCATTTTGGCGATGGCAGCCGCAACGCCTCTGAGTCTGTTGGGAGCCGTTGCTCAAATGTTGAGTCACGGTCTGATCTCAGCTCTCCTGTTTCTGTTGGTGGGTGTGGTTTACGCCAAGACTGGAACGCGAGATGTCAATGTACTGCGCGGATTGTTGAACCCGGAGCGAGGAATGCCCCTGATTGGCACGCTGATGATTGCAGGTGTGATGGCGAGTGGTGGTATCCCAGGGATGGTTGGCTTCATTGCCGAGTTTATTGTCTATCGGGGTAGTTTCCCGGTGTTCCCGGTGCAAACTCTCTTATGCATCATTGGCACAGGTTTGACTGCGGTTTATTTCCTGAATTTGATCAACCGCACCTTCTTTGGTCGCTTACCGGATACGCTCGCAAATCTGCCGCCTGTATATTGGCGCGATCGCATTCCCTCAATTATTGTGACGTTGTTGGTGATTGCGCTGGGCTTGCAACCGATGTGGATGACCTCTTGGAGTGAGAGCACCACAACCGCATTGGGCACCTTGATGACGGTTGAATCGACTGAATTAGCTCAAGGCTCCCAAGCTACCCTGATTCCATAA
- a CDS encoding CO2 hydration protein, giving the protein MVSLIQKSSHPLASVVERLEAGGALLPESPQNLLEVVGILKSYGVVLGAYSRNLCYIADHQFLVLFPAFKYFDGEVSLKKLLRHWWHDRINYEFAEYCMKAMLWHGGGGLDAYLDTPEFSERAGAAIAAKLSDNPLMSGLNRLFPEFLPEQVRVLAYYSGLGQFWTVMSAMFLELSDRYDAGEIKAIDDVVRHIQDRLVAAANIPITYAVTIKGKVYDIIPPSAGLTFLPDTALPYVEAVFFRSFPFFGTVSYNAQAQQISTDQADFNYGALYADPLPVGGAGIPPTLLMQDMRHYLPEYLHQIYRDGLRSEDDLRVKICLSFQKSMFCVTTAAIRALAPHPIDTNDPAEQQANRAYLEQWMDRLAASRLVTLQ; this is encoded by the coding sequence ATGGTTAGCCTGATTCAAAAATCATCCCATCCCCTCGCCAGTGTGGTTGAACGCCTTGAAGCGGGTGGTGCTTTGTTGCCGGAATCGCCCCAAAACCTGCTGGAAGTCGTTGGGATTTTGAAAAGCTATGGCGTGGTGTTGGGGGCTTATAGCCGCAACTTGTGCTATATCGCGGATCATCAGTTCTTAGTACTGTTTCCAGCGTTTAAGTATTTCGATGGCGAGGTGTCGCTGAAGAAGTTGTTGCGTCACTGGTGGCACGATCGCATCAACTATGAATTTGCTGAATATTGCATGAAAGCGATGTTGTGGCATGGGGGTGGTGGTTTAGATGCTTATCTGGATACCCCTGAGTTTAGTGAGCGGGCGGGAGCGGCGATCGCCGCTAAGCTCAGTGACAATCCTCTGATGAGTGGTCTGAATCGGCTATTTCCAGAGTTTTTGCCAGAACAGGTGCGAGTGCTGGCGTATTACAGCGGATTGGGACAGTTTTGGACGGTCATGAGTGCCATGTTTTTAGAGCTGTCCGATCGCTACGATGCCGGTGAAATTAAGGCGATCGATGATGTGGTCAGGCACATTCAAGACCGTCTGGTTGCCGCAGCGAATATTCCCATTACCTATGCCGTCACGATTAAGGGCAAGGTCTACGACATTATTCCGCCGTCCGCTGGATTAACCTTTTTGCCAGATACTGCGCTGCCCTACGTGGAGGCAGTGTTTTTCCGCTCGTTCCCCTTCTTTGGCACAGTGTCTTACAATGCGCAGGCACAACAGATTTCTACCGATCAGGCTGACTTTAACTACGGTGCGTTATACGCTGACCCCCTTCCTGTGGGTGGGGCGGGTATTCCTCCCACGTTGTTAATGCAGGATATGCGTCACTACCTGCCAGAGTATCTACATCAGATTTATCGAGATGGGTTGCGGAGTGAAGATGACCTGCGGGTCAAGATTTGTCTGAGCTTCCAGAAATCGATGTTCTGTGTCACGACAGCTGCCATTCGTGCCCTGGCTCCTCATCCCATTGACACCAATGACCCTGCTGAACAACAAGCCAATCGGGCTTATCTAGAGCAGTGGATGGATCGCTTGGCGGCTTCTCGTTTAGTCACGTTGCAATAA
- a CDS encoding rhodanese-like domain-containing protein: MSAHTFNQPIPQIDVDTFAAHRADTQEPLQLVDVREPEELAIASVDGFVSLPLSQFGEWSGKINTILDPTVETIVMCHHGMRSAQMCQWLMNQGFTNVKNLAGGIDAYADVVDSSVPRY; the protein is encoded by the coding sequence ATGTCTGCACATACCTTTAATCAGCCGATTCCTCAGATCGACGTTGATACCTTTGCTGCCCATCGCGCCGATACTCAAGAGCCGTTGCAATTGGTCGATGTGCGTGAACCGGAGGAGTTGGCGATCGCCTCGGTTGACGGCTTTGTAAGCTTGCCCCTGAGCCAGTTTGGGGAATGGTCTGGGAAAATTAACACCATCCTTGACCCAACGGTTGAGACGATTGTGATGTGTCATCATGGGATGCGGTCTGCTCAGATGTGTCAGTGGTTAATGAATCAGGGCTTTACAAACGTCAAGAATCTAGCAGGTGGAATCGATGCTTATGCAGATGTAGTCGATTCCAGTGTGCCTCGGTATTAA
- the hrcA gene encoding heat-inducible transcriptional repressor HrcA, whose product MELKLNARQQQVLGATVRHYIATAKPVGSEALVEGFNPRVSPATIRNAMSFLEKMGLLYQPHTSAGRVPSDFGYRVFVDQLVTPSEPIARQLDQLLSDRLNVDDWGFEAVLRGAAQILATVSGYIALITMPQATSLHLRHLQLVQVDAGRAMLIVVLDSYETLSTLINLPQWQDEPLDSDLIERELQVLSNFLNTHLRGKSFTEINTLDWSDLGREFERYAELLRTSMFELNRRSQVPISTQILISGVAEVLRRQPEFSELQQVQTIMQLLESEQDQLWSLIFESADTDHMGRRVTVRIGSENPLEPMRSCALVSATYHRGNVPVGSVGMLGPTRMMYEDAIALVEATTDYLSEAISQTP is encoded by the coding sequence ATGGAACTCAAACTCAACGCTCGCCAACAGCAAGTGCTTGGGGCAACGGTACGTCACTATATTGCAACTGCAAAACCAGTTGGCTCAGAGGCACTGGTAGAGGGATTTAATCCCAGAGTTAGTCCTGCGACGATTCGCAACGCCATGAGTTTCTTAGAAAAGATGGGGTTGCTGTATCAGCCACACACCTCTGCGGGACGGGTTCCGTCGGACTTTGGGTATCGAGTGTTTGTAGATCAGCTGGTGACACCCTCAGAGCCGATCGCCCGACAGCTAGACCAGTTATTGAGCGATCGCCTCAATGTGGATGATTGGGGCTTTGAGGCGGTTTTGCGGGGGGCGGCTCAAATTCTTGCAACGGTGAGTGGCTACATTGCCCTGATTACCATGCCACAAGCGACTAGCCTGCATCTGCGCCACCTGCAACTTGTACAGGTTGATGCAGGTCGAGCCATGCTGATTGTTGTGCTTGACTCCTATGAAACGTTGTCCACTTTGATTAACCTGCCTCAGTGGCAGGATGAGCCCCTCGACTCTGATCTGATTGAACGAGAATTGCAGGTTTTATCCAACTTTTTGAACACACATCTGCGTGGCAAGTCTTTTACAGAGATCAACACGCTGGACTGGAGTGATTTAGGGCGGGAGTTTGAACGATATGCTGAACTGCTCCGCACCTCGATGTTTGAGCTGAATCGTCGCAGTCAGGTGCCTATCTCGACGCAAATCCTGATCAGCGGTGTTGCAGAAGTGTTGCGACGACAACCTGAGTTTTCTGAACTGCAACAGGTGCAGACCATCATGCAGTTGTTGGAGTCTGAACAGGATCAACTCTGGTCGCTGATTTTTGAGTCGGCTGATACCGACCACATGGGTCGGCGGGTGACCGTGCGGATTGGGTCTGAGAATCCGCTAGAGCCAATGCGCAGTTGTGCTCTGGTTTCGGCGACCTATCATCGAGGTAACGTGCCTGTGGGTAGCGTGGGAATGTTGGGACCGACCCGCATGATGTATGAGGATGCGATCGCCCTGGTAGAGGCGACGACCGATTATTTATCGGAGGCGATTAGTCAAACTCCGTAA